The proteins below come from a single Hemitrygon akajei chromosome 2, sHemAka1.3, whole genome shotgun sequence genomic window:
- the zbtb5 gene encoding zinc finger and BTB domain-containing protein 5, whose translation MDFPGHFEQVFQQLNYQRLHGQLCDCVIVVGSRHFKAHRSVLAACSTHFRALFTVPETDQSMNMVQLDSEVVTAEAFAALVEMMYTSTLMLGESNVMDVLLAASHLHLNSVVKACKHYLTTRTVPMSPTSERLQEQNARMQRSFLLQQLGLSLVNSALSSSQTMDEQVGVNSSLRHHLEDQSTAFPVRRLQKRKAVPDERSKQRIRPSVDESIITEGTSDNGQAVVHTCEELFTPDSLKLGDGSKTDASVENQVENAMIFEQAFSTPEDNQVSSQSDKGVNHSQVSVVSQATHIETSFNQDSANEKSDFHSETTELHINGSEEQVRIVVKAEPLSSPDPQDETSDAASQAEGSESVEVEGGMPSAEKLELSPESSDRSFSDPQSSTDRVTDIHILESANTDTKAPFHISTFLNKNRSSSFSGGQNADDNLPNTTSDGRMESEATYLMSPTSSVSAGVNSTMVATRMENPFNDSADSHFMRPMQDLLGLSCGQSSEYKTGGEPYRLEFPRPSSGLHSLSRQSIISSRGGATNFPGYRRIAPKMPIVTSVGDGGSGSQDNGSNSQVRILNSTSSTFENNHSLQTGPPQLTRASADVLSKCKKAMSEHNVLVVEGARKYACKICCKTFLTLTDCKKHIRVHTGEKPYACLKCGKRFSQSSHLYKHSKTTCLRWHGGNLPSTLL comes from the coding sequence ATGGATTTTCCAGGGCACTTTGAGCAAGTTTTTCAGCAGCTGAACTATCAGCGGCTACACGGACAACTCTGTGACTGTGTGATTGTTGTTGGGAGCCGACATTTCAAAGCTCATCGGTCTGTGCTTGCAGCATGTAGCACCCACTTTCGAGCTCTCTTTACTGTCCCTGAGACTGATCAATCAATGAACATGGTTCAGCTTGACAGTGAAGTGGTCACGGCAGAGGCTTTTGCAGCTCTTGTTGAAATGATGTACACATCCACGCTAATGCTGGGAGAGAGCAACGTGATGGATGTGCTTTTAGCAGCTTCCCACCTCCACCTGAATTCTGTGGTGAAGGCTTGCAAACATTACTTAACAACCAGGACTGTACCCATGTCCCCTACAAGTGAAAGGCTTCAAGAACAAAATGCTCGTATGCAGAGATCATTTCTGCTTCAGCAGCTGGGTTTGAGTTTAGTCAATTCTGCCCTCAGCTCCAGTCAAACAATGGACGAGCAAGTTGGTGTGAACTCGTCACTGCGCCACCACTTGGAGGATCAGTCGACTGCATTTCCTGTCAGGCGTCTGCAGAAAAGGAAAGCCGTTCCTGATGAAAGATCAAAGCAAAGGATAAGACCTTCCGTGGATGAATCTATCATCACTGAAGGGACATCAGACAATGGGCAAGCTGTGGTGCATACTTGTGAGGAACTGTTTACACCAGACTCCCTGAAATTGGGAGATGGTTCAAAAACTGATGCGAGTGTTGAAAATCAGGTGGAAAATGCTATGATTTTTGAGCAAGCCTTTAGTACGCCAGAAGATAACCAGGTATCCAGTCAGTCAGACAAAGGAGTCAACCATTCACAAGTATCCGTGGTTTCTCAAGCAACTCACATCGAAACTAGTTTCAACCAAGATTCTGCAAATGAGAAGTCAGATTTTCATTCTGAGACTACAGAGCTCCACATAAATGGAAGTGAGGAACAGGTCCGAATTGTTGTAAAAGCCGAGCCACTGAGCTCCCCTGATCCTCAAGATGAGACGAGTGATGCTGCCTCGCAGGCTGAAGGCAGTGAGTCAGTGGAGGTGGAGGGAGGAATGCCTAGTGCAGAAAAACTGGAGCTTAGTCCAGAGAGCAGTGACCGAAGTTTTTCTGACCCTCAGTCTAGTACAGACAGAGTAACCGACATACACATTCTGGAAtccgcaaacacagacacaaaagCCCCCTTTCATATTTCCACCTTTTTGAATAAAAACCGATCAAGCAGTTTCAGTGGAGGCCAAAATGCAGATGACAACCTCCCGAACACAACGAGCGACGGCAGAATGGAGAGTGAAGCTACTTACTTAATGAGTCCAACATCCAGTGTGTCTGCCGGCGTCAATTCAACAATGGTAGCAACGCGAATGGAGAATCCCTTTAATGACAGTGCTGATTCTCATTTCATGAGACCTATGCAGGACTTGCTGGGCCTGTCATGTGGGCAGTCTTCAGAGTACAAAACTGGGGGAGAACCATACAGATTGGAATTTCCCAGGCCTAGTTCTGGATTGCATTCACTTTCTAGGCAGTCAATCATTTCATCGCGAGGAGGAGCCACTAATTTTCCAGGTTATCGCCGCATTGCCCCAAAAATGCCCATAGTGACTTCGGTTGGAGATGGAGGTTCTGGATCACAAGACAATGGCTCTAATTCTCAGGTCCGAATATTAAACAGTACCTCTTCCACTTTTGAAAATAACCATTCTTTACAGACAGGCCCTCCGCAGCTGACACGTGCATCTGCAGACGTACTTTCAAAGTGTAAGAAAGCCATGTCAGAACACAATGTGTTGGTGGTGGAAGGTGCCCGTAAATATGCTTGTAAAATTTGCTGCAAGACATTTTTAACATTAACAGATTGCAAAAAACATATTcgtgttcacactggagagaaacccTATGCATGTTTAAAATGTGGCAAAAGATTCAGTCAATCGAGTCACTTATACAAGCATTCTAAGACCACCTGCTTGAGATGGCATGGCGGCAATTTGCCAAGTACTTTGCTCTGA